In the Geobacter sp. FeAm09 genome, one interval contains:
- the pilB gene encoding type IV-A pilus assembly ATPase PilB, with amino-acid sequence MQSSRLGEILVKNNLITKEQLAKALEEQKLSGGQMRLGTVLIKQNAISDQNLTSFLSKQYGVPAVNLSDYDIDPAVIKVIPQEVVQKYQLIPVNRAGATLIVAVSDPSNLFAIEDIKFMTGYNVEMVVASEADIKVAIDKNYDQSASLADVMGDMDFEDVEVVGDVDEVDVNSLERATEDAPVVKMVNAILQDAIRKKASDIHIEPYEKIFRVRYRIDGVLYEVMKPPLKLKNAITSRIKIMSELDIAERRLPQDGRIKIKLGGGKDMDFRVSVLPTLFGEKICMRLLDKSNLQTDLTKLGYEPEALSHFLREIHKPFGMVLVTGPTGSGKTVSLYSALAELNKVSENISTAEDPVEFNFAGINQVQMHEDIGLNFAAALRSFLRQDPDIIMIGEIRDFETAEIATKAALTGHLVLSTLHTNDAPATINRLLNMGIEPFLVASAVNLITAQRLARRVCGECKEPEDIPVQALIDAGVSPDEAPSFVCMRGKGCSVCNNTGYKGRVGFYQVMPMLDEIRELILNGANTAEIKRESMRLGIKTMRQSGLTKLKEGVTSFEEVLRVTVADD; translated from the coding sequence ATCCTGGTAAAAAACAATCTGATCACCAAGGAGCAGCTTGCCAAGGCCCTTGAGGAACAGAAGCTCTCCGGGGGGCAGATGCGCCTCGGCACGGTCCTGATCAAGCAAAATGCCATCAGCGACCAGAATCTCACCTCGTTCCTCTCCAAGCAATACGGCGTTCCCGCCGTCAATCTCTCCGATTACGACATAGATCCGGCAGTCATCAAGGTCATTCCCCAGGAAGTCGTCCAGAAATACCAGCTCATCCCGGTCAACCGCGCCGGCGCAACGCTGATCGTCGCGGTCAGCGACCCGTCCAACCTGTTCGCCATCGAAGACATCAAGTTCATGACCGGCTACAATGTTGAGATGGTGGTCGCGTCCGAGGCGGACATCAAGGTCGCCATCGACAAGAATTACGACCAGTCCGCATCCCTGGCCGACGTCATGGGCGACATGGATTTTGAGGATGTGGAGGTCGTCGGCGACGTCGACGAGGTGGATGTCAACTCCCTGGAGCGGGCCACCGAGGATGCGCCGGTGGTCAAGATGGTCAACGCCATCCTCCAGGACGCCATCAGGAAAAAAGCCAGCGATATCCATATCGAGCCCTACGAAAAGATATTCCGCGTGCGCTATCGCATCGATGGAGTGCTCTACGAGGTGATGAAGCCGCCTCTCAAGCTGAAAAACGCCATCACCTCGCGCATCAAGATCATGTCGGAACTGGATATCGCCGAACGGCGACTGCCCCAGGACGGCCGCATCAAGATCAAACTGGGCGGCGGGAAGGACATGGACTTCCGCGTCTCGGTGCTGCCGACGCTGTTCGGCGAAAAGATCTGCATGCGGCTTTTGGACAAGAGCAACCTGCAAACGGACCTGACCAAGCTGGGCTACGAACCGGAGGCCCTGTCGCATTTTCTGCGCGAGATCCACAAGCCGTTCGGCATGGTGCTGGTCACCGGCCCCACCGGGAGCGGCAAGACGGTTTCCCTCTATTCGGCCCTGGCCGAGCTCAACAAGGTCTCCGAGAACATCTCCACCGCGGAGGACCCGGTCGAATTCAACTTTGCCGGGATCAACCAGGTGCAGATGCACGAGGATATCGGCCTCAATTTCGCCGCGGCGCTGCGCTCCTTCCTGCGGCAGGACCCGGACATCATCATGATCGGCGAGATCCGTGATTTCGAGACCGCTGAAATAGCCACCAAAGCGGCGTTGACCGGGCATCTCGTCCTTTCCACCCTGCATACCAACGATGCCCCGGCCACCATCAACCGCCTGCTCAACATGGGGATCGAGCCGTTCCTGGTGGCGTCGGCCGTCAACCTGATCACGGCCCAGCGTCTTGCCCGCCGGGTCTGCGGCGAATGCAAGGAGCCGGAAGACATCCCGGTCCAGGCCCTGATCGATGCCGGCGTCTCCCCCGACGAGGCCCCTTCCTTTGTCTGCATGCGCGGCAAGGGGTGCTCCGTCTGCAACAACACCGGCTATAAGGGGCGGGTCGGTTTTTATCAGGTCATGCCCATGCTGGACGAAATCCGCGAACTGATCCTCAACGGGGCCAACACCGCCGAGATCAAGCGGGAATCCATGCGTCTGGGCATCAAGACCATGCGTCAGTCAGGGCTTACCAAGCTCAAGGAAGGGGTCACTTCCTTTGAGGAGGTCCTGCGGGTAACAGTTGCCGATGACTAG
- a CDS encoding nitrogen regulation protein NR(II), with protein sequence MGLERKLRLFIYARIVVSFLFLASTILLNYQDLSSADEHLQSGLVRLMAFSFLFSLGCLLFLRFRRYHSFIAYLQAIWDLLFVTVLLLFTDGILSPYSFLYLLSIMSAGLLLGGRQAFYAASLCSILYGSIVDMQYFGLLASIGLSRSDAQQLGASHIFYTIFFNLMGFYLTALITGFLSARARESEEALREKTVNYDELERLSMSIVSNLESGLLTITPAGRIRVFNHYAEMITGLTQAAAYNTRLVDIFPALADVAGTMDARLDGEFEYELPSGETMTLGYNAVSFSDSQGGAAGAIVNFKDLTSMKRMEAALKRADRLAALGEISARMAHEIRNPLAAMSGSVQMLAEHGSVAENDQRLLKIVLREAGRLNGLITDFLAYARPSSPCKERFELRPLVEDLIMLLSSDSHFGRVSFRNLVAAHILIQADVNQLRQVLLNLFRNSADAMPEGGIVEIESRFQLSGADGFNKSPAAIITVTDNGCGIDSGTAAHLFEPFWTTKADGSGLGLAVTYRIVETHGGTITVESPPEGGCCFTIMLPV encoded by the coding sequence ATGGGGCTTGAACGGAAACTCAGGCTTTTCATCTATGCCAGGATCGTGGTTTCCTTCCTGTTCCTGGCATCGACCATCCTGCTGAACTACCAGGACCTCTCCTCGGCCGACGAACACCTTCAGAGCGGCCTGGTCCGCTTGATGGCCTTTTCGTTTCTGTTCTCCCTTGGCTGCCTGCTCTTTCTCCGGTTCCGGAGATACCACTCCTTTATCGCCTATCTCCAGGCAATCTGGGATTTGCTCTTCGTAACGGTCCTTCTGCTGTTTACCGACGGCATACTCAGTCCCTACTCGTTTCTCTACCTCCTCTCCATCATGAGCGCCGGCCTGTTGCTGGGCGGCCGGCAGGCGTTCTACGCCGCATCCCTGTGCAGCATCCTGTACGGCTCCATCGTCGATATGCAGTACTTCGGCCTGCTGGCATCGATCGGGCTCAGCCGGTCCGATGCCCAGCAGCTCGGCGCATCGCACATTTTCTACACGATCTTTTTCAACCTCATGGGCTTTTACCTGACCGCCCTCATCACCGGTTTTCTCTCGGCCCGCGCCAGGGAGAGCGAGGAAGCCCTTCGGGAAAAAACCGTCAACTACGATGAGCTGGAACGTCTGAGCATGAGCATCGTGTCGAACCTGGAAAGCGGCCTGCTTACCATCACGCCGGCCGGCAGGATCAGGGTTTTCAACCATTACGCCGAGATGATCACCGGCTTGACGCAGGCCGCTGCCTATAATACCCGTCTTGTGGACATCTTTCCGGCGCTTGCGGATGTTGCCGGAACCATGGATGCCCGGCTGGACGGGGAGTTCGAATATGAACTGCCGAGCGGCGAAACGATGACCCTCGGCTACAACGCCGTGTCGTTCAGCGACAGCCAGGGGGGAGCGGCGGGGGCAATTGTCAACTTCAAGGACCTCACGTCGATGAAGCGGATGGAAGCGGCTCTGAAAAGGGCGGACCGGCTGGCGGCCCTTGGCGAGATATCCGCCCGCATGGCCCACGAGATCCGGAACCCCTTGGCGGCCATGAGCGGTTCGGTCCAGATGCTGGCCGAGCACGGCTCCGTAGCGGAAAACGATCAGCGTCTGCTGAAGATCGTGCTGCGGGAGGCGGGAAGGCTCAACGGCCTGATTACCGATTTCCTGGCCTATGCCCGTCCTTCCTCTCCCTGCAAGGAGAGGTTCGAGTTGCGGCCGCTGGTGGAAGATCTGATCATGCTCCTCTCTTCGGACAGCCACTTCGGCAGGGTATCCTTCCGCAATCTCGTTGCCGCGCATATCCTGATCCAGGCCGATGTCAATCAACTGCGCCAGGTGCTGCTGAACCTGTTTCGCAATTCTGCGGATGCCATGCCGGAGGGGGGCATCGTGGAGATCGAATCCCGTTTCCAACTCAGCGGTGCCGATGGATTCAATAAATCCCCGGCAGCGATCATTACGGTGACCGACAACGGTTGCGGCATCGACAGCGGCACGGCGGCCCACCTGTTCGAACCCTTCTGGACCACCAAGGCGGACGGCTCGGGCCTGGGGCTGGCGGTCACCTACCGTATCGTCGAGACGCACGGCGGGACCATCACCGTCGAGTCGCCTCCCGAAGGGGGCTGCTGCTTCACCATCATGCTCCCCGTGTAA
- a CDS encoding type IV pilus twitching motility protein PilT: MVNLHQLLKVLVESNGSDLHITTNTSPQIRVDGKLTPLDFPPLNQIETKQLCYSVLTDAQKHKFEEENELDLSFGVKGLSRFRGNIFVQRGAVAGVFRVIPYRVLTFEELGLPPIVSELAAKARGLILVTGPTGSGKSTTLASIIDYININRREHIVTIEDPIEYLHPHKGCLVNQREVGADTKGFKNALKYVLRQDPDVVLVGEMRDLETIEAALTLSETGHLCLATLHTNSCVQTINRIVDVFPPYQQTQIRAQLSFVLEGVISQALIPRMNSRGRALSLEIMVPNAAIRNLIREDKVHQIYSQMQVGQEKFGMQTMNQSLLSLYQKRLISLEEALGRSQDPEELKQMINNPSASLNMQRRPPVH; this comes from the coding sequence ATGGTTAATCTGCACCAGCTGCTGAAGGTTCTTGTCGAAAGCAACGGTTCCGACCTGCACATCACCACCAATACCTCGCCCCAGATCAGGGTTGACGGCAAGCTGACGCCCCTGGATTTTCCTCCGCTGAACCAGATCGAGACCAAGCAGCTCTGTTACAGCGTCCTGACCGATGCCCAGAAACACAAGTTCGAAGAAGAGAACGAATTGGACCTTTCGTTCGGGGTCAAGGGGCTCTCCCGTTTCAGGGGCAATATATTCGTCCAGCGCGGGGCCGTGGCCGGGGTGTTCCGGGTGATCCCCTACCGCGTCCTGACGTTCGAGGAGCTTGGGCTGCCCCCCATCGTTTCCGAACTGGCCGCCAAGGCCCGCGGCCTGATCCTCGTGACCGGCCCGACCGGCAGCGGCAAATCCACGACCCTGGCCTCCATCATCGATTACATCAACATCAACCGCCGCGAGCACATCGTCACCATCGAGGATCCGATAGAGTACCTGCACCCCCACAAGGGGTGCCTCGTCAACCAACGGGAGGTGGGGGCCGACACCAAGGGATTCAAGAATGCCCTCAAATACGTGCTGCGCCAGGACCCGGACGTGGTCCTGGTCGGGGAAATGCGCGATCTCGAAACCATCGAGGCGGCGCTGACCCTCTCGGAAACCGGCCACCTCTGCCTGGCCACCCTGCATACCAATTCCTGCGTCCAGACCATCAACCGTATCGTCGATGTGTTCCCCCCGTATCAGCAGACCCAGATCCGGGCGCAGCTCTCCTTTGTGCTGGAGGGGGTCATATCCCAGGCGCTTATTCCGAGGATGAACTCGCGGGGACGTGCCCTATCCCTGGAGATCATGGTCCCCAATGCCGCCATTCGCAACCTGATCCGCGAGGACAAGGTCCATCAGATCTATTCCCAGATGCAGGTCGGGCAGGAAAAGTTCGGCATGCAGACCATGAACCAGTCGCTTTTGTCCCTGTACCAGAAACGGCTGATATCCCTGGAGGAGGCCCTCGGGCGCTCCCAGGACCCGGAAGAACTCAAGCAGATGATCAACAACCCCTCTGCCTCCCTGAACATGCAGAGACGGCCGCCTGTGCACTAA
- a CDS encoding type II secretion system F family protein, with product MPKFSWEARTRTGGVQKGVIEAASANIVEAQLKKYGFTNISVNEQAKAFSVKLPKFGGGGKIETKDLVVFTRQFATMIDSGLPLVQCLEILAGQQENKAFKEILYKVKESVESGSTFADALGKHPKAFDQLYVNLVAAGEVGGILDTILNRLAAYIEKAMKLKKQIKGAMVYPITIMSIAVIVVGVILIFVIPTFAKMFADFGGELPAPTKFVIALSNFLLKYIIVIIAVIFGIITAIKKYYATAGGRKKIDRMALKAPIAGPLIRKVSVAKFTRTLGTMVSSGVPIMDGLDIVARTAGNKIVEEAIYGVRQAISEGKTMAEPLASCGVFPPMVVQMIAVGEATGAMDAMLTKIADFYDDEVDDAVSAMTAMMEPLLMVFLGTTVGGLVVAMYLPIFKLAGAVGG from the coding sequence ATGCCAAAATTTTCATGGGAAGCACGTACCAGAACCGGTGGAGTGCAAAAGGGCGTCATCGAAGCTGCAAGTGCCAACATCGTCGAAGCCCAGTTGAAAAAATACGGTTTCACCAATATCAGCGTCAATGAACAGGCCAAGGCGTTTTCCGTCAAACTTCCCAAATTCGGTGGCGGCGGCAAGATCGAAACCAAGGACCTGGTCGTTTTCACCCGCCAGTTCGCCACCATGATCGATTCGGGCCTGCCGTTGGTCCAGTGCCTCGAGATCCTTGCCGGCCAACAGGAGAACAAGGCCTTCAAGGAGATACTCTACAAGGTGAAGGAAAGCGTGGAAAGCGGCTCGACGTTTGCCGACGCCCTGGGCAAGCACCCCAAAGCGTTTGATCAGCTCTACGTCAACCTGGTGGCTGCCGGCGAGGTGGGCGGTATCCTCGACACCATCCTGAACCGCCTGGCGGCCTACATCGAAAAGGCCATGAAGCTGAAGAAGCAGATCAAGGGGGCCATGGTCTACCCCATCACCATCATGTCCATCGCGGTTATTGTCGTCGGGGTCATCCTGATCTTCGTCATCCCGACCTTCGCCAAGATGTTCGCCGATTTCGGGGGCGAATTGCCGGCGCCGACCAAGTTCGTCATTGCCCTGAGCAATTTCCTGCTGAAGTACATCATTGTCATCATTGCCGTCATCTTCGGCATCATTACCGCCATCAAGAAATACTACGCCACGGCCGGCGGCCGGAAGAAGATCGACCGCATGGCGCTCAAGGCGCCGATTGCCGGCCCGCTGATCAGGAAGGTCTCCGTGGCGAAGTTTACCAGGACCCTGGGAACGATGGTCAGCTCCGGCGTGCCGATCATGGACGGCCTTGACATCGTGGCCAGGACCGCCGGCAACAAGATCGTCGAAGAGGCGATCTACGGCGTGCGCCAGGCCATCTCCGAGGGCAAGACCATGGCCGAGCCGCTGGCCTCCTGCGGCGTCTTTCCCCCCATGGTCGTCCAGATGATCGCCGTGGGCGAGGCCACCGGCGCCATGGACGCCATGCTCACCAAGATCGCCGATTTCTACGACGACGAGGTGGACGACGCCGTCTCGGCCATGACCGCCATGATGGAACCGCTGCTCATGGTGTTTCTGGGGACGACCGTCGGCGGCTTGGTCGTTGCCATGTACCTGCCGATCTTCAAATTGGCGGGGGCCGTCGGCGGCTAA
- a CDS encoding ABC transporter permease, with the protein MIVPLSYSFRNLLTRRLTTFLTATGMALVVFVFASILMLSAGLEKTLVETGSDDNVIVTRKAANSEVQSGVDRSQAAIVESLPDIATGSDGSLLAAKELVVLISLSKRGSDKPANVVIRGIDPASLKLRPQVRLVEGRMPRPGSAEIMAGGSIAQRFKGGGIGESLRFAMRDWTVVGIFDAGATGFNSEIWGDAIQLMQAFRRPVYSSVTFRLRDSGDFPAVKAKLDADPRLTLDVRRETRYYRDQSEAMAKFLRILGMSLTVIFSLGAIIGAMITMYAAVANRVGEIGTLRALGFQRSSIMLAFLTESLLLGLIGGAAGLFMASFMQLVTISTMNWQTFSELAFSFTLTSEIMYQSLSFSLFMGFVGGVIPAVRASRLNIVDALRES; encoded by the coding sequence ATGATCGTTCCGCTTTCCTATAGCTTTCGCAATCTTCTCACCCGCCGTCTGACCACCTTTTTGACCGCAACGGGGATGGCGCTCGTGGTGTTTGTCTTTGCCTCGATCCTGATGCTGTCGGCGGGGTTGGAGAAAACGCTGGTCGAAACCGGCTCCGACGATAACGTCATCGTCACCCGCAAGGCGGCCAATTCGGAGGTGCAGAGCGGTGTGGACCGGTCCCAGGCCGCCATCGTGGAGAGCCTGCCGGACATTGCCACCGGAAGCGACGGGAGTCTGCTGGCGGCCAAGGAACTGGTCGTGCTGATCAGCCTCTCCAAGCGGGGCAGCGACAAGCCGGCCAATGTGGTCATCAGGGGGATCGATCCGGCCTCCCTCAAGCTCAGACCCCAGGTGCGGCTGGTGGAGGGGCGCATGCCGCGTCCCGGCTCAGCGGAAATCATGGCGGGGGGCAGTATTGCCCAGCGCTTCAAAGGTGGCGGGATCGGCGAATCCCTCCGCTTTGCCATGCGCGACTGGACGGTGGTCGGCATCTTCGATGCCGGTGCGACAGGTTTCAATTCCGAGATATGGGGCGATGCCATTCAACTGATGCAGGCCTTCCGGCGGCCGGTGTACTCCTCGGTCACCTTCCGGCTGCGCGACAGCGGCGACTTCCCCGCGGTCAAGGCAAAGCTGGATGCCGACCCGCGCCTGACGCTGGATGTGCGTCGCGAAACCCGCTACTACCGCGACCAGTCCGAGGCCATGGCCAAATTTTTACGCATACTCGGCATGTCGTTGACAGTGATCTTCTCCCTGGGGGCCATCATCGGCGCCATGATCACCATGTATGCCGCCGTTGCCAACCGGGTCGGGGAGATCGGCACCCTGCGGGCACTCGGTTTCCAGCGCAGCAGCATCATGCTGGCTTTTTTGACGGAATCCCTGCTGCTCGGCCTGATCGGCGGTGCCGCGGGGCTTTTCATGGCGTCGTTCATGCAGCTTGTCACCATCTCTACCATGAACTGGCAGACTTTTTCCGAGCTTGCCTTTTCATTTACCCTCACCAGCGAAATTATGTACCAGTCGCTTTCCTTTTCCCTGTTCATGGGGTTCGTGGGAGGCGTCATCCCCGCCGTGCGGGCCAGCCGTCTGAATATCGTCGATGCCCTGCGGGAAAGTTGA